The DNA window TTACTTTTTTTCGTCGATAAAGCTACCTCCTTTATTATATGATAATGCCATTCATAATCTTAGGAGGAATAACCATGAAAATTAGCAGTAAAAAAAATACAGATAGACTAACTGAATACTTTACTCAAGTTATAACCTACACAAAAATTCAAAATAAATTAGGGCAATTTGATTTCAGTAAAGATTTAGAAATTATTACTAGAGATTTATTAAATAATTTATATGGATTAAATTTAAAACTACTAGAAACTGAGAAACAAAATTATCCTAGTATCGATTTAGGAGATAAAAAAGGGAAATTAGCTGTACAGGTTACTTCCCAAAACACAAAACAAAAAGTTCAATCTACCTTAGATAATTTCAAAAAGTTAAAATTAGATAAACCTTATTCGAAGGGTGTAATTATCTGGATATGGACATTAGATAAAGCACCTACAGGCATTACTTCTACTGTTCCTTATCAGGTATTAACTCCTATAAATTTTTTAAATAATTTTAAGGCCCTTGAAGATTTAAGTACTCAAGTTAAGATTATAAATTATATGGAGAACAACTTTAGTATTTTAGAGGATAGATATACTAGAAGTATCTTATCAAATACTGAGCCAATTTCTGCTAACAACTTAGGAAAATTATATCAGTTTCTTGAACAAGCAGATTATGAAGTAGATCTTCCGTTGAAAAAGGATATTATAACTGCAATAAAATATCTTGCTACAAATCTTAAATTACTATCATCTATTGATCGTAATTTATTATTCGAATGCTTAATCCAAGCTAAAAATATCGACAATGAATACCTCTTGCTTACTCAAGGTATGGGAATTCGAATTGTTGAATATAATCTTCTTGGTCCTTTCGATAATTTGTGTGAATATGACTTTATTGAAAACGAATACGAATATGCCGACGGAACAAAATATGGTGCACGTTTAATTCTAGAATGTGTTGGAGTTAATTACCATCTTGATTGGCTATGGGTAGTTCTAAAAAATTCTTTAACTATTCAAGAACTCGCTCTTCTAATAAGAGGAATGGATTTTAGGGTATTAGAAGAATAAATTCCAATTAAAATAAAGAGGGGATGATATTTCTTCATCTCCCTTTACTTTATCTCAAGAAAGTTCCTTAACTAGCTCTAAATCAACCATTTGTCTTTTAGCTAAATTAGTAGCAAATTCTTTAGTTTTTAATGTATTTGTAAAAATCAATTTATATCCCTTACTATATAACCAATCTATCATTTTAACAGCATTGGGATTGGTAGATTGTATGATTGCTACCATATTATAAACGCCCTGGCACTTGACGATATGCTCTAATTCTTCAATAATCTGTGAACCTAAGCCATCCCGCCGATACTCTTCTCCAACTACTAGTGAAATTTCAAAACCATTTGAAGTGTAATCCCCCCAAGCAAAACCACAGGTCTCACCATTTTCATTTATCGTTTTCCACCAATGATCACCTAAGGGAGCATTTAAAGTAATATTCTCAAAATCAAATGTTCCTAAATCTACTTGGTTAAAAATCTTTTCTTTTACTTTATCCCAAATCGGATTGTTTTCTTCCATAATTCGATAAATTATAACAATCACCTCTACTTTTAACGTAATTCAATTTATAACTAATATTAAAACTACTAATAGGGATACACAAGAATTTAACTACGATTTTAACTACGAATGAGTGATATTAGATGACATTCTTTGATAATGCAAAAACGCCAAAACCCTTATATATCAAGGATTTTGACGTTCATTGAAATTCTATGAAATTCATTTATGGAGACGGCGGGAGTCGAACCAGCCCTCTCATAAAATGCTATAATACCAGTGTTTATGAGGGTTTATAGCTGCTGTTAAAAATGTTTGACTACGCTTTTGACTACGTTTAATAAAAAATCAGTTGCGGGGAGCAGTAATTATTTTATACCAAGTGCTTGCGATGTTCCTATGTGTTTAAAGTCATTATTTACCATCGATACAAGTTTATTACTAACATTACTCAAATAGTTACGTTTATCCCTTATTAACTAAAGCACCTGTTACTCAAAGTACATTTCTTTATAAATCGTCTTTATTATCTATTTAACTATCACTATTCAATTTTCCAAAATGCGGTCATCTGTTATTGATAAAGTAACAATTATTTCGATATCTTCCTCCTCATTATCCTGGTGTGGATTAGGATGACTCCTAAATAAATAAAAATCATATTCTTCCATAAGCGCATGATAAAATTCATCCGTTAATTCAAGAGCTATAAAATTATCTATAGTCTTTTTTAACAGTCCAAGATCATCATCAAAAAGTTCGTCTATTACCTCTGATTCCTCTATTTTATTTCCCCATAAACCTTCGTCCAATTTAGCGGAATCAAAACCATCCACAATTTCTTCGGCATACTTGTCAAGCAGAGAGGTTAATATTGAAATCAAATAATTATTTGTGAGTTTAGCAAGGTATTTAGCATTTTCTGGGAAGCTATATACCTCTTTTATATCATTTAACTCTTGGTCTGTTATTTTAAGATTTAATGCAGTATCATTTAATAGTTCACGAACTATTCCATAACCAAATCTAAATTCATTTATAGAATTATAATCTTGTAATGTAAGGTATGAAAAGTAGGAATCCTCTTTATCAAGTACAATTTCACACATTAGGCATTCCCCTGTGTAACCCTTTTCGTCCAGATTATCCAATATGATATTTTCTTTAACAAAAAAAGGTTTTTCACAACAAGGACATTTGTGGTAGGTAATATATGCTTCTTTTTTTATTTGTTGTTGTTTGCTTTGAAAGTCTCCTGATGTCAAAATACTTTTAAATCTTGCTTTTCCTTCAACAAACTTTTTGTACAGTGTAAAGAATCTAATGAATTTCCAAATATGTAATTCTTTCACCTGAGTGCTACCTATTAGGTTTAAATTATTCTCCCTTATAAAGGAAGAAAAGTGTGGTATTAGTTCTTTATATATTGGGAAGACGACTGTTACAACTTGTGTAATTAGATAATTTATTTGTTTTCCTGTCAGATCATATTCATGGTGAGTTATAGCATTTCTAACGCTATTTAGGTGTTCAAAACTCCCATACTCACTTTCACTCAACTTTAAGTTATTCAAAACTACAGCTCTTTGAATAGCTTCCATAAAAGTAATAGTATTTCCTTTAAAGTCTTGCTTACCTTTATTTTTAATAATATTCATTTGAACAGTAAAATACTCTTTTAGGTCATCATATATTAGTAAATCGTTTTGTTGCCCAATCATATATTTAAAGAGCGTTTCAGTTGAATGATGTAAACTCAATACTATTTCTTTTGCTACATATTCTCTTTCGATATCATGAAGAGAATCTAACGTTTTTAAATTTTCTATTGCTTTTTTGAATGAATGTAAACCGTTGTCAATTAGATTCATATATAAGTCCTTCTTCCTACGGAATTTATCAATTGTTGAGTTGGACACATTTTTTGTAATACCTTAATCGTGTCCCTGTGTTAGAAACATTCACGTTAATTCAAACGAACGTGAATATTTTGAATTTAATATTTGTTTCTGACACAGAGAAGAAATTAAATTGATTAGATTTTTTTCTTTGAAATTATATTTCTTTTGGATGGATGAATTAATTAATTTTGTGAACAACATATTCCATTGGACGTATTATGCTTTCAATCATATTGATTTCAGCCTCTGTACATTTATATCTTTCATAAAGTTCTTCATCTGTCCATGTAATCGTATAATCTAAATATGGAACAAAACGGAAGTTGTTTTTTGAAATATTCATTGAAGAATATGTTTCATGTAATAAGAATCTCGTAAATCTCAATGTCATATACTTTGCAAAATTGATAGCTTCCACTTCTGTATCAAAAGCAGATAATAAAAGATAGGAATCTGTAAATACAGAGCCTGGGTATAATACCTGTATAGTTGATGTAACCCTATATCCGACTTTTGGATCAACCCCAACCTCTCCACCACGTGGAACAACTTTTCCAATCATAACTTTATACTTTGAAATCAAATCTTGTCCTTTAATAACTTGAGTTTTGTTAATGTATGTTATTCCCATGCTATTACTTTTTTGACTACTGAATAGGGCAACATTATGCTTATTATCAGATTTTTCATTTCCTCGGCAATCAGATGAAATTCCAAATACATTCCTTGCATAAACAATAGAATCCATTTTAACATCCGCACTTTTTTCTATGCGCTTAATGAGTTGAATTGCATTATTATTACGTATGAAAATATCATACTCTGATAAATCTCGTATGAGTGTAGTGACATCATCTCCACGTATTGATGTGACATTACATTTCCCACTGTATTCGTTATCCCAAAGAAAATAATTAATTCCACCTACTACAGCTACACCTTTGAATAAGACATCATTATCTGCGTAGTCAATTATTTTACATAATCTTGTATCATGTAGCATTGAGTTTCTAAAATCGTCAAGTCCTTTGCCTCCAGCAAACCATCGAGAAGGAGTTATCATTGATATATAGTGGGGATTGAGTTCTTTGGCTTGTTCAATGAATAAATGGTAAATAGGTTTTGAACTATAGCCTTTGCCACCCCCATCCATAATATTATATGGTGGGTTTCCAATTATTGCGTCAAATTTCATATCGTTTCCTTTCTTCCAGTAAGAACCTTTAATGATTTTGTTAGTGAATAGTTTAGGCTTATTAGTAATCGTATTAATCAAATCATCAAAATAGTGAGCATTTACTTTTTCATCATAATACCCGACAAGAGTTCTTTTGGTTATAGCTTTTGCCATTGGTGTCATACATACAACGAAGATATTTTTCATCACTGTCTCCGTCCATATTTCTCTTTTCTTTTCAAGTGTCAGCTCATCATCTAAAAACTTATTACATTTTTCCCTATAAACACTATAGGTAGCATAGAGCGGATACAGGCCTGTCTTGGAATTAATTTCCAAAACATGGCAATCCTCTTTACCAAAGACATCTTTTGTTACCTGCCCACGGTCTACAAAACGAGGACTATCAAGCGTTTCCCTATAATCTTCATCCCAGAAGTTCCATCCGCCAAGACAGTCGGACATATGCATATTCACGACACGCCACGGAGTCAGAACAGTCTCTTTGTCAGGATTCTTGAAATTACTAAACAGGCTTGCAATCTTCTTTACACGCTCAGTCGGTTCCAATGTATCTGCTTCCTTAGCAATATTACGGATTCTGCGTCCGGCAGCAATAAAGATTTCCTCATCATAGTATTTCTGAAATTCACGAAACTTCACTTTTGTTACTCCGTCCGGCATAAACAGGTCCCAAGACGAGTCATCTACTACATCCACGAATTTATCAAGGGAAATCTCTTCGTCGTAAGGAATATCTGCACCATAAATCAGCAACGGCATACGGATAGAAATGCCACGGAGAATGGATATAGCGTCGTTACGAAGATTTTTCATCTTCTTTAATTCTTCTAGACGAGCCTTTTCCTCAGGAGTAAGTTCTTTCTTAGGTTTTTTCTTAAGCTTTTCGGTTTCCTCATATTCCTCGTTTGTGAGCCCCTGGCTATTTACCGTTATTTCTTTCTGCTTTGAAGCCGCCTTTGATTTTCCAATAATTCCTTTCAGCTCATCAAATTTCTTGATATCAACGTCCTGCAGTTTAAATAGCTCGTCATTGTACAGATTTGTATCATCAAATCCATTTCGAACAACTTTATCTGCATATGCTCTTTTTAACTGTTGGAGGAGCTTCTGTGCACTGTATTCCTGCATTTCAGAGCCAGATACGGAGATGACAGGACAGTAATTCAAAAATTTGCCCATAATCTGCTTATCAGCAATCTTAGTCTTTCCTGCCTTTGCAGAAATAGAAACAGCACTGGCGATCATTTTCAGAGTCCGATCTGGTGCAAAATCAAATACATATGCTGTATCTTTGATTTTTCCATCGTCATTGCATGGTGATTGGACTCGGAATATAGTTTGTAGGTAGTTTGCTGCTGAAGTTGAATAAGAACCTGACAGCATAAATACTGCGGTCCATTCCTTTACCGTAACTCCGGTAGTCAATTTTCCGCAGGACAGAGTGATTGTATAATTGTCTTTTCCTGCATCTTTGATGGCTTTGCGAACCTTAGATAATGCTTCCTCATATTTCTCTTCTTCGTCTCCAGAGCCTGCGACATTTACGATATCAAACATTCCATTTCCGAAGATTGGATGCTTGAGCATCAGTTTCTTTAAAGCACGAGCCTCTTTTACACCGGGAACCATCCACAAAGAGTGTTTGAACAGAGCTCTGTACCCTTCATTTGCATATGGATAGCAACTCTTAATATCTTCTTTGGTCATAAGATTCATAAAACTCCATATATCTGCTTCATGTACAAAATCGCCTTGCTGTGCTGTAGCAGGCATACCAGCATAATCCTGGCTAAAATCGCCAGTCCATGTACGGAAAAATTCATGGAAGTTGAATGCCTTATCTTCAAACGTGAGGTAATTCTTGCTGGCGAGGATGTCTCCCAGACTGTATGTATAGATTTTTATTTCTGGCAGTTCATCATAAGGATTGGAATCACCAAAATGGAGTTTATCCCATTCGGATTTACTTTCCTGCTCCATGATATAATCCCATGTATAGATGGATTCCTCATCAAAATCCGTCAAAATATTGAATGGGGTTCCAGATAATGCAAGGAACTTAGTTCCGGAACCTACTTTTACTACTGCCTTAACTGTATCCTCACCTAGGGCAGTAGTAGTTCCCTCATGAGCCTCATCTACTATTACGCAATCCCATTGTGTCTTGAATACTTCACTGTTCTTATTAAACTTTCCACCGACTTCAAAAGAACCTCTCAAATCCTGTACAGAAGCAAAATAAACGAATTTTTTTCCAGACTGGAGTAATTGTCCAACATTATATCCATTGACCTTAGAACCGTAAATATAGTCTTTTTCACCATGAAAAATCTTAGTAAAGTCCTCGTACCATCCAGCATTAACTACTGGTCGATGTGTAATTATTATAGTCTTTTCAAATTTACATTGCTTAACGACTTCCAGTGCACAGACTGTCTTACCAAACCTCATTTTTGCATTCCAAAGCATTCTATCTGCCTTTTTAAATTGCTTAACAGTCTTTGCAATGGCTTCAACCTGTTCTGGTCTAAAGATGATAGGGGTGTGCATTACAACGTCTGAATTGCTTAAATTCGCAACGTTCTTCTTTACAGCATCAATTGCTTTCTTTGCTGTCTCTAAATCAACTTTAAACCATTCTAGCCCGGTTGATTCACCGATTGCAACATTGTTTATGCCCGAGTTCTTCAAGACATCATGCACATTGTGATCACGGAAAGCTTTTAATTTTATTGTGCCATCCTTTTCACGTATAGTTCTTATAGCAACCTCTGTATGAAGTAAATGAGGGGTAAATCCAGCCGTATTGGTATATGATTTGATACGTTTTAACGCAGCCTGATTCAGTTCACGGCTATTTGGTGTCAACATGTCAATCTGTGTGTCCGTATGCAGTGTGGCATCACCGATTTTTACCAAGTCTTTGTGGGCACCATCATCAATCGTAAAAACATAGATGACTTTATACTCAAAAGCATTCTTAAAACTATTATCCATAATTTTCAGCCTCCGTTTACCATGGATTGAAACTCTAAACTGTAATTTGAACGCCAGTCAAATATTTTACAATGAATAGGACAACCTTTTTCTTCTTCCATATCGAACAGTGACATCTGTACAAAAGCAGGTTTTGCCTCACTATACGGTGCTGTTAATGTCAGCCCATCCATCTGCCATATGTTCCACGAGATAATAATTGCTATCTTCTTTAGCTGCTCTAACGTAGGTTCATGGCCGAATTTGTATAGCATGTTATCTATAAACGTATATAACAGATTCTCTCTTGCTAGTAATATGTTATCTCCCTGATACTCATAACCATAAGTGCTTTGGTAAGCCCTAATTATCCATTTATACCAGTCAGCCTCGTAGTCAGTATTCTCGTTGACAACTCTGAGTTTCCGATCCAGAAGCCCTATTCTGTCTTTTACAGGGATGGATTTTCCAGATACCGTGTCATATCTGCTTACCAGATACGGAGCCTCACCGCAGCTCACTTCAAGCCGTCTGGAATCAACATAATGCTCCCATGTCTTGCCTTCAGGAAATGCAATTGGTTCTTCGTTAGTAATCCATCCGTTATCTACAATATGATTAAATACATCTTTTCTGCCAAACCATGCTTCATCAACAAGATTGTT is part of the Psychrobacillus sp. FSL H8-0483 genome and encodes:
- a CDS encoding SMEK domain-containing protein, coding for MKISSKKNTDRLTEYFTQVITYTKIQNKLGQFDFSKDLEIITRDLLNNLYGLNLKLLETEKQNYPSIDLGDKKGKLAVQVTSQNTKQKVQSTLDNFKKLKLDKPYSKGVIIWIWTLDKAPTGITSTVPYQVLTPINFLNNFKALEDLSTQVKIINYMENNFSILEDRYTRSILSNTEPISANNLGKLYQFLEQADYEVDLPLKKDIITAIKYLATNLKLLSSIDRNLLFECLIQAKNIDNEYLLLTQGMGIRIVEYNLLGPFDNLCEYDFIENEYEYADGTKYGARLILECVGVNYHLDWLWVVLKNSLTIQELALLIRGMDFRVLEE
- a CDS encoding Eco57I restriction-modification methylase domain-containing protein; amino-acid sequence: MDNSFKNAFEYKVIYVFTIDDGAHKDLVKIGDATLHTDTQIDMLTPNSRELNQAALKRIKSYTNTAGFTPHLLHTEVAIRTIREKDGTIKLKAFRDHNVHDVLKNSGINNVAIGESTGLEWFKVDLETAKKAIDAVKKNVANLSNSDVVMHTPIIFRPEQVEAIAKTVKQFKKADRMLWNAKMRFGKTVCALEVVKQCKFEKTIIITHRPVVNAGWYEDFTKIFHGEKDYIYGSKVNGYNVGQLLQSGKKFVYFASVQDLRGSFEVGGKFNKNSEVFKTQWDCVIVDEAHEGTTTALGEDTVKAVVKVGSGTKFLALSGTPFNILTDFDEESIYTWDYIMEQESKSEWDKLHFGDSNPYDELPEIKIYTYSLGDILASKNYLTFEDKAFNFHEFFRTWTGDFSQDYAGMPATAQQGDFVHEADIWSFMNLMTKEDIKSCYPYANEGYRALFKHSLWMVPGVKEARALKKLMLKHPIFGNGMFDIVNVAGSGDEEEKYEEALSKVRKAIKDAGKDNYTITLSCGKLTTGVTVKEWTAVFMLSGSYSTSAANYLQTIFRVQSPCNDDGKIKDTAYVFDFAPDRTLKMIASAVSISAKAGKTKIADKQIMGKFLNYCPVISVSGSEMQEYSAQKLLQQLKRAYADKVVRNGFDDTNLYNDELFKLQDVDIKKFDELKGIIGKSKAASKQKEITVNSQGLTNEEYEETEKLKKKPKKELTPEEKARLEELKKMKNLRNDAISILRGISIRMPLLIYGADIPYDEEISLDKFVDVVDDSSWDLFMPDGVTKVKFREFQKYYDEEIFIAAGRRIRNIAKEADTLEPTERVKKIASLFSNFKNPDKETVLTPWRVVNMHMSDCLGGWNFWDEDYRETLDSPRFVDRGQVTKDVFGKEDCHVLEINSKTGLYPLYATYSVYREKCNKFLDDELTLEKKREIWTETVMKNIFVVCMTPMAKAITKRTLVGYYDEKVNAHYFDDLINTITNKPKLFTNKIIKGSYWKKGNDMKFDAIIGNPPYNIMDGGGKGYSSKPIYHLFIEQAKELNPHYISMITPSRWFAGGKGLDDFRNSMLHDTRLCKIIDYADNDVLFKGVAVVGGINYFLWDNEYSGKCNVTSIRGDDVTTLIRDLSEYDIFIRNNNAIQLIKRIEKSADVKMDSIVYARNVFGISSDCRGNEKSDNKHNVALFSSQKSNSMGITYINKTQVIKGQDLISKYKVMIGKVVPRGGEVGVDPKVGYRVTSTIQVLYPGSVFTDSYLLLSAFDTEVEAINFAKYMTLRFTRFLLHETYSSMNISKNNFRFVPYLDYTITWTDEELYERYKCTEAEINMIESIIRPMEYVVHKIN
- a CDS encoding GNAT family N-acetyltransferase, yielding MIVIIYRIMEENNPIWDKVKEKIFNQVDLGTFDFENITLNAPLGDHWWKTINENGETCGFAWGDYTSNGFEISLVVGEEYRRDGLGSQIIEELEHIVKCQGVYNMVAIIQSTNPNAVKMIDWLYSKGYKLIFTNTLKTKEFATNLAKRQMVDLELVKELS